The following coding sequences lie in one Corynebacterium anserum genomic window:
- a CDS encoding MFS transporter, whose product MSSPHRPHDSHGLASTTKKRRGESSRTSLLITFSHRVLGEPPASELPNVPENAARFSLGFGSQNVGDQIISAKSTLPWFLTSVGAPAWIMPLLVPIRESGSMLPQAALRPWLQRQARRLPLMQVGTIGQGICCLVMALAALFTSGLTAGLIFLAALAGLSLFRALVSLASKDVQGRTMPKGFRGRVTGFSTTVSGAVTIVVGLILAVLHGGLTPRLFAVLFGVAALSWFASYVLFSRIKEPASEPTQTDISLSTIVGDIIDLVRSDAPFRNFVGVRSLMLVSALSPSFLVVLSSESSSADANTISSASLGGLGLFVLAGGLASLLAGRVSGALSDTSSKNTLTGAAVFASVVLAATIAVAELWESSLGWWLPLAFFLISVAHAAIRVARSTYVVDMAEGDLRTRYVSVANTLMGLILLVVGALTSVLAIAGTLWALGALAFLGLIGAFMAVRLPEVSRGT is encoded by the coding sequence ATGTCTAGCCCCCACAGACCACATGACTCCCACGGCCTGGCCTCCACTACGAAGAAACGTCGTGGCGAAAGCAGCCGAACTTCTCTACTCATTACGTTCTCCCACCGCGTCCTCGGAGAACCACCAGCAAGTGAGCTCCCGAACGTACCGGAAAACGCGGCGCGTTTTTCCCTGGGGTTCGGATCTCAAAACGTAGGCGACCAGATTATCTCTGCAAAGTCCACGCTTCCCTGGTTCCTTACCTCGGTCGGTGCTCCGGCCTGGATTATGCCGCTCCTCGTGCCAATTCGCGAGTCGGGATCGATGCTCCCCCAAGCTGCATTGCGACCATGGCTGCAGCGTCAGGCGCGCCGTCTCCCCCTCATGCAGGTAGGCACCATTGGGCAGGGAATCTGCTGCCTGGTGATGGCACTTGCTGCCCTGTTCACCTCCGGACTGACAGCTGGTCTGATTTTCCTCGCTGCACTTGCGGGATTGTCCTTATTTCGGGCTCTCGTTTCGCTAGCCTCCAAAGACGTCCAGGGACGCACGATGCCAAAGGGCTTCCGCGGCCGAGTGACCGGATTTTCCACCACTGTATCCGGCGCGGTGACTATCGTCGTGGGGCTCATTCTGGCTGTTCTTCACGGTGGCCTGACACCTCGTCTTTTCGCCGTACTGTTCGGGGTTGCAGCGCTATCTTGGTTTGCGAGTTATGTGCTGTTTAGCCGGATTAAGGAGCCCGCTTCGGAGCCAACACAGACTGATATTTCTCTCTCCACGATCGTGGGTGACATTATCGATCTCGTCCGTTCAGATGCGCCTTTCCGTAACTTCGTCGGCGTACGTTCGCTGATGCTCGTCTCCGCGTTGTCTCCGTCGTTCCTCGTCGTTTTGTCTTCCGAGTCGTCGTCCGCCGACGCCAACACCATATCGTCAGCTTCTCTCGGAGGCCTAGGGCTGTTCGTGCTGGCTGGCGGCTTAGCGTCATTGCTTGCGGGACGTGTCTCCGGAGCTCTGTCAGATACCTCGTCGAAGAACACTCTTACTGGGGCTGCGGTGTTCGCCTCTGTCGTATTGGCAGCGACGATAGCGGTGGCGGAGCTGTGGGAGAGTTCGCTGGGGTGGTGGTTACCACTGGCGTTTTTCCTTATCTCGGTTGCACACGCGGCGATCCGCGTGGCGCGCTCCACTTATGTGGTGGATATGGCCGAAGGCGATCTGCGCACGCGTTATGTGTCCGTCGCTAACACGCTCATGGGGCTCATCTTGTTGGTCGTCGGCGCATTGACATCCGTATTGGCCATTGCTGGAACTCTGTGGGCTCTCGGCGCATTGGCCTTCCTGGGACTGATTGGCGCGTTCATGGCTGTGCGCTTACCCGAGGTTTCTCGCGGGACGTAA
- the glmU gene encoding bifunctional UDP-N-acetylglucosamine diphosphorylase/glucosamine-1-phosphate N-acetyltransferase GlmU, translated as MKSATQKTLHAIGGRTLLSHSLHAAAGINPERIVAVVGHGRDQVTPAVNKVAEELGRTIDNAVQEEQNGTGHAVQCAMPVLEGFEGTIIVTNADVPLLRSETLAQLHKAHTEVPTAVTVLSVKQENPTGYGRIIRTDDGEVTAIVEEKDATDTQKAITEVNSGVFAFDAAILRTALNELDNDNAQGELYLTDVLGISRGKGHPVRAHTAKDASELAGVNDRVQLAEAGAVLNRRNLEAAMRAGATIVDPRTTMIDTEVQIGQDVTIYPGTQLKGRTVIGDKAEIGPDTTLENVTVGEAAKVIRTHGFDSEIGPRADVGPFTYLRPGTKLGEEGKLGGFVETKNATIGYGSKVPHLTYVGDATIGEHSNIGASSVFVNYDGVNKHHTTVGSHVRTGSDTMFIAPVVVGDGVYSGAGTVIKKDVPPGSLVVSGGHQRNIAGWVEKKRPGTPAAQAAADAAKRVAEGGSPTSPSSRSTTAEATRGAAGQADTHVQQ; from the coding sequence ATGAAGTCCGCCACGCAAAAGACCCTGCATGCTATCGGTGGCCGCACCCTCCTATCACACTCTCTCCACGCGGCTGCGGGAATCAACCCTGAGCGCATCGTCGCCGTAGTGGGGCACGGTCGCGATCAAGTGACGCCCGCCGTCAATAAGGTGGCCGAGGAACTCGGACGCACCATTGACAACGCTGTTCAGGAAGAGCAGAACGGTACGGGTCATGCCGTGCAGTGCGCCATGCCAGTGCTAGAGGGCTTTGAGGGAACCATTATCGTCACGAACGCCGACGTTCCTCTATTGCGCTCAGAAACGCTTGCTCAACTGCATAAAGCGCATACGGAGGTGCCTACCGCCGTCACTGTCTTATCCGTGAAACAAGAGAACCCAACCGGCTATGGCCGCATTATCCGCACCGACGATGGCGAAGTCACAGCCATTGTTGAGGAAAAAGACGCCACCGATACGCAGAAGGCCATCACGGAAGTAAACTCCGGAGTCTTTGCTTTCGACGCCGCCATTTTGCGCACCGCTCTCAATGAGCTAGATAACGATAACGCACAGGGCGAGCTCTACCTGACCGATGTTTTAGGCATTTCCCGAGGCAAAGGACACCCCGTTCGCGCTCACACTGCGAAAGATGCCTCGGAGCTCGCTGGCGTCAATGACCGCGTTCAGCTCGCAGAGGCAGGCGCTGTTCTTAACCGACGCAACCTTGAAGCTGCCATGCGTGCTGGGGCCACCATCGTGGACCCCCGCACCACGATGATCGACACGGAAGTACAGATCGGGCAGGATGTCACCATCTATCCAGGCACCCAGCTCAAGGGGCGCACCGTCATCGGAGATAAGGCTGAAATTGGTCCGGACACCACATTGGAAAATGTCACCGTAGGCGAGGCTGCCAAAGTAATCCGTACCCACGGTTTCGATTCTGAAATTGGGCCTCGAGCTGACGTCGGTCCTTTCACCTACCTGCGGCCTGGCACCAAATTGGGCGAAGAAGGAAAACTCGGGGGCTTCGTCGAAACCAAGAACGCCACCATCGGTTACGGGTCCAAGGTTCCTCACCTCACTTATGTGGGCGATGCCACCATCGGAGAGCACTCCAATATCGGCGCCTCCAGCGTGTTCGTCAACTATGACGGGGTGAATAAACACCACACCACCGTAGGTTCTCATGTGCGCACCGGCTCCGACACGATGTTTATCGCCCCCGTTGTGGTCGGTGATGGCGTGTACTCCGGTGCAGGCACAGTGATCAAAAAAGACGTTCCCCCTGGATCACTAGTGGTCAGCGGCGGACACCAGCGCAATATCGCCGGATGGGTAGAAAAGAAGCGGCCTGGTACCCCAGCAGCGCAGGCAGCAGCTGACGCAGCCAAGCGGGTTGCTGAGGGAGGCTCCCCTACCAGCCCAAGTTCCCGCTCAACAACCGCTGAAGCTACCAGAGGGGCTGCTGGGCAAGCAGACACACATGTCCAGCAGTAG
- a CDS encoding ribose-phosphate diphosphokinase, producing MSTTHWIDNQKNLMLFSGRAHPELGEAVARELGVELTPTTARDFANGEIFVRFEESVRGSDAFVLQSHPQPLNNWLMEQLIMIDALKRGSAKRITAILPFYPYARQDKKHRGREPISARLIADLLKTAGADRIVSVDLHTDQIQGFFDGPVDHMHAMPILTDHIRKNYDLDNICVVSPDAGRVKVAEKWADVLGGAPLAFIHKTRDIDVANKVTANRVVGDVEGRTCVLLDDMIDTGGTIAGAVGVLREAGAGDVIIATTHGVFSGPARERLSSCGAREVITTDTLPQNTEGWDNLTVLPIAPLVAKTIHEIFENGSVTHLFE from the coding sequence TTGTCCACCACCCACTGGATTGACAATCAGAAGAACTTGATGCTGTTTAGTGGTCGCGCACACCCCGAGTTGGGTGAAGCTGTGGCCCGCGAGCTGGGTGTGGAGCTGACCCCCACCACTGCACGCGACTTCGCCAATGGTGAGATCTTCGTTCGCTTCGAGGAATCCGTACGCGGCTCCGATGCATTCGTCTTGCAATCTCACCCACAGCCACTCAATAACTGGCTGATGGAGCAGCTCATCATGATCGACGCTCTCAAGCGTGGGTCTGCCAAGCGCATCACCGCTATCCTGCCGTTCTACCCCTACGCCCGTCAGGACAAGAAGCACCGCGGCCGCGAGCCTATCTCTGCACGTCTCATCGCCGACCTGCTGAAAACTGCTGGTGCTGACCGCATCGTCTCTGTGGATCTCCACACCGATCAGATCCAAGGTTTCTTTGACGGCCCGGTCGACCATATGCATGCCATGCCGATCCTCACCGATCACATTCGGAAAAACTACGACCTGGACAATATTTGTGTGGTCTCTCCTGATGCCGGCCGCGTGAAAGTTGCGGAGAAATGGGCCGACGTTCTGGGTGGAGCTCCCCTCGCTTTCATTCACAAGACCCGCGACATTGACGTAGCGAACAAGGTTACTGCCAACCGCGTCGTCGGTGACGTGGAAGGCCGCACCTGTGTCTTGCTCGATGACATGATTGACACCGGTGGCACCATTGCCGGTGCCGTGGGTGTGCTCCGCGAGGCTGGCGCCGGCGACGTCATCATCGCCACGACCCACGGTGTGTTCTCCGGACCTGCCCGCGAACGCCTCAGCTCCTGCGGTGCGCGCGAGGTCATCACCACCGATACATTGCCTCAGAACACCGAAGGATGGGACAACCTCACCGTTCTTCCTATCGCTCCGCTGGTCGCTAAAACTATCCACGAGATCTTCGAAAACGGTTCCGTGACACACCTGTTCGAGTAG
- a CDS encoding AI-2E family transporter: MTTNQGETRLTERLQRDIPYPVIVTAAWSICALLIAGGLWLVGTFTSKVMIVVVPVAIAMLLAALLTPMHVKLTTKLHFPRGLSALTCVLSLITIVALGLTFAVNQFASGYVTLASKAQQGLDSLIDWLHTGPFQIPQKNGASMLDSVSEFMKSNSDKLVSNAVDAGATTVDYIAGVLICLIAMFFFIYDGPRIARYLLGWLPKNIQAPAWTAAAAAWVSLKGYTRMQVVVAAINATGIGIGAWILGIPLVIPVTVVVFLCSFVPIVGALISGAIAVLIAFVDGGIVHALIMLGIVIGVHLVETHVLQPFLMGHALSVHPLAVIIVVAMGTYLFGLPGALFAVPITAMLNAAVKAVQTTPVPDQEEHLSKYPYGKAIGPGVRNTD, from the coding sequence ATGACTACAAATCAGGGCGAAACGCGTCTGACCGAGCGCCTTCAAAGAGACATCCCCTACCCGGTCATTGTCACCGCCGCATGGTCCATCTGCGCACTACTCATTGCCGGTGGTCTTTGGCTAGTAGGCACCTTCACCAGCAAGGTCATGATCGTAGTGGTTCCCGTAGCCATCGCCATGCTCCTCGCCGCACTTCTCACCCCCATGCACGTCAAGCTGACAACAAAACTGCATTTCCCGCGGGGTCTGTCTGCTCTAACATGTGTTCTGAGCCTCATCACCATCGTGGCCTTGGGGCTCACATTCGCGGTGAATCAATTTGCCTCGGGGTATGTCACTCTGGCGTCGAAGGCTCAACAGGGGCTCGATTCTCTCATTGATTGGCTCCACACCGGGCCATTCCAGATTCCACAAAAAAATGGCGCATCCATGTTGGACAGCGTCAGTGAATTCATGAAGTCCAACTCGGACAAACTAGTGAGCAATGCCGTAGACGCCGGAGCCACCACAGTGGATTACATCGCTGGCGTGTTAATTTGCCTCATCGCGATGTTTTTCTTCATCTATGACGGACCTCGCATCGCGCGCTACCTGCTGGGATGGCTGCCAAAGAATATTCAAGCTCCAGCCTGGACCGCAGCGGCGGCTGCATGGGTCTCTCTCAAGGGCTACACCCGTATGCAGGTCGTTGTCGCAGCAATCAACGCAACGGGCATCGGCATTGGAGCCTGGATCTTAGGAATTCCCCTCGTTATCCCCGTGACCGTCGTCGTATTCCTCTGCTCCTTTGTCCCCATCGTCGGCGCCCTCATTTCAGGTGCCATTGCCGTACTCATCGCTTTCGTCGACGGTGGCATCGTGCATGCGCTAATCATGCTGGGCATCGTCATAGGGGTTCACCTAGTAGAGACACACGTCCTTCAGCCTTTCCTTATGGGGCATGCGCTCAGCGTCCATCCGCTCGCCGTGATCATCGTGGTGGCGATGGGCACGTATCTCTTCGGACTACCCGGAGCACTCTTCGCGGTTCCTATCACGGCCATGCTCAATGCGGCGGTGAAAGCTGTTCAAACCACTCCCGTCCCTGACCAAGAAGAGCACTTATCAAAGTATCCCTATGGAAAGGCAATTGGTCCCGGTGTGCGGAACACTGATTAG
- a CDS encoding 50S ribosomal protein L25/general stress protein Ctc translates to MATNLTVLAAQPRNEFGKGAARRLRRDGRVPVVVYGLGLEPMHVHVDILEFQAILRNEGVNAVLELEVEGEQHLVMVKAVDQNVLTLNVDHADLLNVKRGEKVEVDIPVVFEGEPAPGALVTQDADVITVLADVLNIPEEITIDVEGLEIGHQITAGDIQMPANCELVTEADHLIINIVEPQEEELPEPGEDVEEPAEPEADNGAEDAEGDNAEGETEE, encoded by the coding sequence ATGGCAACTAATTTGACTGTTCTCGCAGCACAGCCACGCAACGAATTCGGTAAGGGCGCTGCCCGCCGTCTGCGCCGTGATGGCCGCGTCCCAGTGGTCGTTTACGGCCTGGGTCTGGAGCCAATGCACGTTCACGTAGACATCCTGGAATTCCAGGCAATCCTGCGTAACGAAGGTGTAAACGCCGTACTCGAACTCGAAGTCGAGGGTGAGCAGCACCTGGTCATGGTGAAGGCTGTCGATCAGAATGTTCTCACCCTCAATGTTGACCACGCTGACCTGCTCAACGTGAAGCGCGGCGAAAAAGTCGAGGTGGACATCCCAGTCGTATTCGAGGGTGAGCCTGCACCAGGGGCGCTTGTTACGCAGGATGCGGACGTCATCACCGTCCTGGCCGACGTTCTCAACATCCCAGAAGAAATCACCATCGACGTCGAGGGTCTGGAGATCGGTCACCAGATCACCGCAGGCGACATCCAGATGCCAGCAAACTGCGAGCTGGTTACTGAGGCCGATCACCTGATCATCAACATCGTTGAGCCACAGGAAGAAGAGCTGCCGGAGCCAGGCGAAGATGTAGAGGAGCCTGCAGAGCCAGAGGCAGACAACGGTGCAGAAGATGCCGAAGGTGACAATGCCGAGGGCGAGACCGAGGAGTAA
- the pth gene encoding aminoacyl-tRNA hydrolase yields MDPHAPWLVVGLGNPGPQYENTRHNVGYLVIDEVASRHIPTPTFSAHKRTNANIAETILSIGGENKKTILAKPRTYMNESGGPVKALAAFFKVPAQHIIVVHDELELDPGRVTSRLGGGDKGHNGLKSISKAIGTKDYQRINCGIGRPPGRMAPASYVLKPFPKTQAADVAIMCADAADAIERLMAD; encoded by the coding sequence GTGGATCCCCACGCTCCATGGTTGGTCGTAGGGCTAGGCAACCCAGGGCCTCAATACGAAAACACTAGACATAATGTAGGTTACCTAGTGATTGACGAGGTGGCGTCGCGCCACATACCCACCCCGACGTTTAGCGCACACAAAAGAACAAACGCCAACATCGCAGAAACGATCCTCTCAATCGGAGGAGAGAACAAAAAGACCATCCTGGCCAAACCACGCACTTACATGAATGAGTCAGGCGGGCCGGTGAAAGCCCTCGCGGCGTTCTTCAAAGTTCCCGCCCAACACATCATCGTGGTTCATGACGAGCTAGAACTCGACCCAGGACGCGTCACATCCCGCCTCGGCGGTGGGGACAAAGGACACAACGGCCTCAAGTCCATTAGCAAGGCAATAGGAACCAAAGATTACCAGCGCATCAACTGCGGAATCGGCCGGCCACCGGGGCGCATGGCACCCGCGTCCTATGTCCTCAAACCTTTCCCCAAAACCCAAGCGGCTGACGTAGCAATTATGTGTGCGGACGCGGCGGATGCGATCGAAAGGCTCATGGCAGACTAG
- the pth gene encoding aminoacyl-tRNA hydrolase: MFLKKILSSFRGKNSAHPTAEHSEPATSNTNPFAGLELAENSSPAITPDSSIEAPWLIIGLGNPGAKYEPTRHNIGYMAVDRLLDDIADKQAQAAFLVPAEAVDAQVFCSRLDGQPVIIARANSYMNDSGVAIGLLARKFDIPADKIVIVHDELDLPLGQVRIKEGGSENGHNGLRSTTEHLATRNYVRIRMGIGRPPKGTKVIDHVLEPFTEDETDGSLERSVSNAAQAAYLVVTEGVPKAQNIIHSA; encoded by the coding sequence ATGTTCCTCAAGAAAATCTTAAGCTCATTCCGTGGAAAAAACAGTGCTCACCCTACTGCGGAGCACAGCGAACCAGCTACGTCCAATACAAATCCCTTCGCAGGACTCGAGCTGGCGGAAAACAGCAGTCCAGCGATAACGCCGGATAGTAGCATCGAGGCTCCTTGGCTCATCATCGGTCTAGGTAATCCCGGCGCGAAGTATGAGCCAACCCGCCACAACATTGGATACATGGCTGTGGATCGCCTGCTCGATGACATCGCTGACAAACAAGCACAGGCCGCGTTTTTAGTGCCGGCGGAGGCAGTCGACGCCCAAGTGTTTTGTAGCCGTCTGGACGGTCAACCGGTCATCATCGCACGGGCTAACAGTTACATGAATGATTCCGGAGTAGCCATCGGCCTCCTTGCCAGGAAATTCGACATTCCGGCTGACAAGATCGTGATTGTGCACGACGAGCTAGACCTTCCACTAGGACAAGTGCGCATCAAAGAAGGCGGAAGCGAGAACGGTCACAACGGGTTACGTTCCACTACCGAGCACCTCGCCACCCGCAATTACGTCCGCATACGCATGGGAATTGGACGGCCGCCAAAGGGCACCAAGGTAATCGACCACGTACTGGAACCGTTTACAGAGGACGAAACGGATGGATCACTCGAGAGGAGCGTGAGCAACGCAGCACAAGCGGCTTATCTTGTAGTGACTGAAGGCGTCCCCAAAGCCCAAAACATTATCCACAGCGCCTAA
- a CDS encoding TrkH family potassium uptake protein yields the protein MTGQMSQASRSHPDTGGRKGKTKPSAGLQAARITAGSFLLLIAIGAVLLALPISTRGGGSVPPLDGIFTATSAVCLTGLIVVDTAEYWTPFGQAVILVLIQVGGLGIMTLATLTGMILIRKVSVRSRRLAEAESRPFQLGGAKRTIVATVLLTFVTEGVIAAVLAWRFYFHYGLPLGYSLWSGVFHSVSAFNNAGFSLRSQNLIEYHNDWFILSPIMLAIVLGGLGYSVLAELVRRIRIRMRERGTQRHRALGPLSVTTRMTLFGTAALLAVGFVVYLLAEWNGACASFDAATSVLNALFGSVTARTAGFNAIDYSQVSDTTLLTTDALMFIGGGSAGTAGGVKITTLVVLLAAMWTELVGEKEVIIGHRRIPEGVVRQAMTVAGAGALVVCCSVILLRILNPHLDPDYVTFETISAFGTVGLSAGITAQLTAVSQGILCLLMYLGRIGPITLVAALAAKKTSRHFHYPEERPLIG from the coding sequence GTGACTGGACAGATGTCTCAAGCGTCGAGAAGCCACCCTGATACAGGTGGGCGAAAAGGCAAGACAAAACCTTCCGCCGGCCTTCAAGCGGCGCGCATCACTGCGGGGTCTTTCCTCCTTCTCATCGCCATAGGTGCTGTTCTTCTGGCATTACCTATCTCCACGCGCGGTGGAGGTTCAGTTCCTCCCCTCGATGGCATTTTCACCGCCACCTCAGCGGTATGCCTCACCGGTCTAATCGTGGTGGATACGGCAGAATACTGGACACCATTTGGACAAGCGGTGATTCTCGTTCTCATCCAAGTAGGTGGCTTGGGAATTATGACCCTCGCCACCTTGACCGGGATGATCCTGATCCGAAAAGTCTCGGTCCGATCCCGCAGACTGGCCGAAGCAGAAAGCCGGCCATTCCAGCTTGGTGGAGCCAAGCGCACAATTGTCGCCACCGTACTGCTAACTTTCGTTACCGAAGGAGTCATCGCTGCGGTTCTGGCCTGGCGTTTTTATTTTCACTACGGGTTACCTCTCGGATATTCACTGTGGTCGGGTGTCTTTCACTCGGTCTCAGCGTTTAACAATGCGGGCTTTTCTTTGAGGTCTCAAAACCTCATCGAGTATCACAACGATTGGTTTATTCTGTCTCCGATCATGCTCGCCATCGTTCTCGGAGGCTTGGGATATTCAGTATTGGCTGAATTGGTAAGACGAATTCGTATCCGTATGCGAGAACGCGGAACCCAGCGCCACCGCGCACTAGGTCCTCTCTCCGTGACCACCCGCATGACCCTGTTTGGTACCGCGGCTCTATTGGCGGTCGGCTTCGTGGTCTACCTCCTCGCTGAGTGGAATGGAGCCTGTGCCTCTTTCGACGCCGCTACCTCCGTCCTCAACGCATTATTCGGTTCTGTAACCGCCCGCACCGCGGGTTTCAATGCCATCGACTATTCGCAAGTTTCGGACACTACCTTGCTCACCACAGATGCACTGATGTTCATCGGCGGTGGTAGCGCTGGTACGGCTGGTGGTGTGAAGATCACAACCTTGGTGGTACTTCTCGCAGCTATGTGGACGGAACTTGTGGGTGAAAAAGAAGTGATCATTGGACACCGTCGCATTCCGGAGGGGGTCGTGCGCCAGGCAATGACCGTAGCCGGCGCTGGTGCCCTTGTGGTTTGCTGTTCAGTAATACTTCTACGCATCCTCAACCCACACCTGGATCCGGACTACGTGACTTTTGAAACGATTTCTGCTTTTGGAACAGTAGGACTGTCCGCAGGCATTACGGCTCAGCTCACAGCTGTGTCGCAAGGCATCCTCTGTTTGCTCATGTACTTAGGGCGTATCGGTCCCATCACTCTGGTAGCGGCGCTAGCGGCGAAAAAAACGTCTCGACACTTCCACTACCCCGAAGAAAGGCCTCTCATTGGGTAA
- a CDS encoding potassium channel family protein → MDSSVTVIGLGRFGLALARELTGYGVEVFGIDNDEKLLREHSTDCTDFAVADTSDPQALRQLGVDEARCVVIGIGSDLESSILTASNVVEFGVPNIWAKADSDAHARILTQIGVHHVLRPERDTGRRVAHLLGGRFENFAEVDSDFGMIKMSTPSILSGKTIDVDRLWSNRRVHIVAVKSTGQGWRPFTPDTQLTVSDLIVIGGSPTRLEEFAQRPAQ, encoded by the coding sequence TTGGACTCCTCAGTCACGGTGATAGGTCTTGGCCGTTTTGGTCTGGCTTTGGCCCGGGAGCTGACTGGCTACGGTGTTGAGGTTTTCGGCATTGATAATGATGAGAAACTCCTGCGCGAGCACAGCACTGACTGCACTGACTTCGCCGTGGCAGATACCTCTGACCCACAAGCGTTGCGTCAGTTAGGTGTGGATGAAGCTCGGTGCGTGGTTATTGGGATCGGCTCAGATCTCGAATCGAGTATCCTCACGGCTTCCAACGTGGTGGAATTCGGTGTACCAAATATTTGGGCTAAGGCCGATTCGGATGCGCATGCGCGCATTCTCACCCAAATCGGCGTGCACCACGTACTGCGGCCTGAGCGTGATACGGGGCGCCGTGTGGCTCACTTGTTGGGTGGGCGTTTTGAGAACTTTGCCGAAGTCGATTCGGATTTCGGCATGATCAAAATGTCCACCCCGTCGATTCTGAGCGGCAAAACAATCGACGTAGATCGGCTCTGGAGCAATAGGAGGGTGCACATTGTCGCAGTGAAGTCCACAGGTCAGGGCTGGCGGCCTTTCACTCCGGATACACAGCTGACGGTTTCGGATTTGATCGTTATCGGTGGGAGCCCTACACGCTTGGAGGAGTTTGCTCAGCGACCAGCGCAGTAG